From a region of the Oncorhynchus keta strain PuntledgeMale-10-30-2019 chromosome 13, Oket_V2, whole genome shotgun sequence genome:
- the LOC118392167 gene encoding NACHT, LRR and PYD domains-containing protein 1 homolog isoform X2, producing MATLKQQDTLMECLSCSHLKTAEIWIALEPLVSTENEISIYRLESIAGRYECTISGLRWVCESKVTLLYHFSSWDPHRALLQSMGYRQAGPLLDIKIIEGKLKEVHLPHFACFGARVGDCYDPSIKQKVRVLHVEGSGVSIEQVDKVTRFHVKVLHPSFSLRGVILQALGCSVHCDLQIYRARTAHLTLHAYLMPCDPALTQAVEKQEKCHGSTRILKPRPEKSQWLTSDFYLTTSCPSDVNPRRLELAYVDPPNFFEVFIRDADLDFSLNLSCKSRKQTIWNHEIRAAEYRGSILTSDQHFVDLHQTALIDRVSQVGPILDRLLKSGIITADGYSDVTAERNNQKKMRALFDGPLKGCGPECKDQFLEILTELEPYLINHLKLE from the exons ATGGCCACGTTAAAACAACAAG ATACTCTGATGGAATGCTTGAGTTGCAGCCATCTTAAG ACCGCAGAAATTTGGATTGCGCTTGAGCCGTTAGTGTCTACAGAAAATGAGATTTCAATCTACAG ACTTGAATCTATCGCAGGACGCTATGAGTGCACAATATCAGGGCTGCGCTGGGTATGTGAGAGCAAAGTCACACTTCTGTACCACTTCAGCTCTTGGGATCCTCACAGGGCATTGCTACAAAGCATGGGGTACAGGCAAGCAGGCCCCCTACTGGACATCAAAATCATTGAAGGAAAACTGAAAGAAGTGCATCTGCCACATTTTGCCTGTTTTGGTGCAC GGGTTGGAGATTGTTATGATCCCTCTATAAAGCAGAAAGTGAGAGTTCTTCATGTAGAAGGCAGTGGTGTGTCCATAGAACAAGTGGATAAGGTCACCCGCTTCCATGTCAAGGTtctccatccatctttctctctgaGAGGTGTTATCCTGCAGGCATTAGGGTGTTCCGTGCACTGTGACTTGCAGATCTACCGAGCCAGGACAGCACACCTCACGCTACATGCATATCTGATGCCATGTGATCCTGCACTAACACAG GCAGTGGAGAAACAGGAGAAGTGTCATGGATCCACAAGGATCCTAAAACCAAGACCAGAGAAGTCCCAATGGTTGACTAGTGATTTCTACCTCACAACATCCTGTCCTTCTGATGTTAACCCTCGT AGATTGGAGCTCGCATATGTTGACCCACCAAACTTCTTTGAGGTGTTTATAAGAGACGCAGATTTAGACTTCAGTCTGAACCTAAGCTGTAAAAGTCGTAAACAAACCATATGGAACCACGAAATACGAGCAG CTGAATACAGGGGTTCCATCTTGACCTCAGACCAGCACTTTGTGGACCTCCACCAGACAGCCCTGATTGACAGAGTGAGCCAAGTCGGTCCCATCTTGGACAGACTCCTGAAGAGTGGAATCATCACTGCTGATGGCTACAGTGACGTGACAGCTGAAAGAAATAACCAGAAGAAGATGAGGGCGCTCTTTGATGGGCCCTTGAAAGGGTGTGGCCCCGAATGCAAAGATCAGTTCTTAGagatcctgacagagctggagccATACCTAATCAATCACCTGAAGCTGGAATGA
- the LOC118392167 gene encoding NACHT, LRR and PYD domains-containing protein 1 homolog isoform X1 → MATLKQQDTLMECLSCSHLKTAEIWIALEPLVSTENEISIYRLESIAGRYECTISGLRWVCESKVTLLYHFSSWDPHRALLQSMGYRQAGPLLDIKIIEGKLKEVHLPHFACFGARMDISYTEQDIVLFTWEFSIHIKINVLIKLIMFWFLSILGVGDCYDPSIKQKVRVLHVEGSGVSIEQVDKVTRFHVKVLHPSFSLRGVILQALGCSVHCDLQIYRARTAHLTLHAYLMPCDPALTQAVEKQEKCHGSTRILKPRPEKSQWLTSDFYLTTSCPSDVNPRRLELAYVDPPNFFEVFIRDADLDFSLNLSCKSRKQTIWNHEIRAAEYRGSILTSDQHFVDLHQTALIDRVSQVGPILDRLLKSGIITADGYSDVTAERNNQKKMRALFDGPLKGCGPECKDQFLEILTELEPYLINHLKLE, encoded by the exons ATGGCCACGTTAAAACAACAAG ATACTCTGATGGAATGCTTGAGTTGCAGCCATCTTAAG ACCGCAGAAATTTGGATTGCGCTTGAGCCGTTAGTGTCTACAGAAAATGAGATTTCAATCTACAG ACTTGAATCTATCGCAGGACGCTATGAGTGCACAATATCAGGGCTGCGCTGGGTATGTGAGAGCAAAGTCACACTTCTGTACCACTTCAGCTCTTGGGATCCTCACAGGGCATTGCTACAAAGCATGGGGTACAGGCAAGCAGGCCCCCTACTGGACATCAAAATCATTGAAGGAAAACTGAAAGAAGTGCATCTGCCACATTTTGCCTGTTTTGGTGCACGTATGGATATCAGCTATACTGAACAAGACATTGTTTTATTTACCTGGGAATTCTCAATACatattaaaataaatgttttaatcaAACTGATAATGTTCTGGTTTCTGTCCATTTTAGGGGTTGGAGATTGTTATGATCCCTCTATAAAGCAGAAAGTGAGAGTTCTTCATGTAGAAGGCAGTGGTGTGTCCATAGAACAAGTGGATAAGGTCACCCGCTTCCATGTCAAGGTtctccatccatctttctctctgaGAGGTGTTATCCTGCAGGCATTAGGGTGTTCCGTGCACTGTGACTTGCAGATCTACCGAGCCAGGACAGCACACCTCACGCTACATGCATATCTGATGCCATGTGATCCTGCACTAACACAG GCAGTGGAGAAACAGGAGAAGTGTCATGGATCCACAAGGATCCTAAAACCAAGACCAGAGAAGTCCCAATGGTTGACTAGTGATTTCTACCTCACAACATCCTGTCCTTCTGATGTTAACCCTCGT AGATTGGAGCTCGCATATGTTGACCCACCAAACTTCTTTGAGGTGTTTATAAGAGACGCAGATTTAGACTTCAGTCTGAACCTAAGCTGTAAAAGTCGTAAACAAACCATATGGAACCACGAAATACGAGCAG CTGAATACAGGGGTTCCATCTTGACCTCAGACCAGCACTTTGTGGACCTCCACCAGACAGCCCTGATTGACAGAGTGAGCCAAGTCGGTCCCATCTTGGACAGACTCCTGAAGAGTGGAATCATCACTGCTGATGGCTACAGTGACGTGACAGCTGAAAGAAATAACCAGAAGAAGATGAGGGCGCTCTTTGATGGGCCCTTGAAAGGGTGTGGCCCCGAATGCAAAGATCAGTTCTTAGagatcctgacagagctggagccATACCTAATCAATCACCTGAAGCTGGAATGA
- the LOC118392168 gene encoding E3 ubiquitin/ISG15 ligase TRIM25-like isoform X2: MATSMDQSTVLEDELTCPVCLDLFRDPHLLPCGHNFCLLCVRRLKRQAERGRFRCPECRESHRCSAGSQKNFKLANIADDYRLRGQAALSRLQQPDGGRPATAKIPVSVPCDYCRPGDISEAGKGEPGAPGAGGEVVFAVKTCLKCEVSMCQEHVKPHLELPAFREHPLTEPLGDLRKRKCPEHDEMYRYYCMDDSMCVCNACTIEGGHAGHTIKTLKNTMKGLKDILETQLQKVDRKLSKAEKTLQEQKVEEQINTKFLEDSDQRIMTVGEELQVHLEGLLTALRDCTRSQESECSPNIQRNIAKVTQDHARLQDVHSRIQNLAQENDPFRFLEAYKSSSKNFCRQLKKPLFYPEYVGVDTEGLAEALEVKQDDFLTNVRSCISQFIDDICPSVREEPDTGGEEDEDDDEEDGSDGDEQEEEMSEEEEGIHDHESADELYDHQW; the protein is encoded by the exons ATGGCTACCTCCATGGATCAGTCCACTGTTCTTGAAGATGAGCTCACCTGTCCCGTGTGCTTGGACCTGTTCCGTGACCCCCACCTGCTGCCTTGCGGCCACAACTTCTGCCTCCTCTGCGTCCGCCGCCTCAAACGCCAGGCAGAGCGAGGTCGCTTCCGTTGCCCAGAGTGTCGCGAGAGCCACCGCTGCTCCGCAGGCTCGCAGAAGAACTTCAAGCTGGCCAACATCGCCGACGACTACCGCCTCCGGGGACAG GCAGCGTTGTCAAGACTACAACAACCAGATGGTGGCCGCCCGGCAACAGCCAAGATCCCTGTGTCCGTGCCCTGTGACTACTGCCGCCCAGGGGACATTAGCGAGGCGGGGAAAGGGGAACCTGGAGCTCCCGGGGCTGGAGGAGAGGTGGTGTTTGCCGTGAAGACGTGTCTGAAATGCGAGGTGTCCATGTGTCAG GAGCATGTGAAGCCCCACCTGGAGCTTCCTGCATTTAGGGAGCACCCCCTGACCGAGCCCCTGGGAGACCTTAGGAAGAGGAAGTGTCCCGAACATGATGAGATGTACCGCTACTACTGCATGGACGACAGCATGTGTGTCTGTAATGCCTGTACCATAGAGGGGGGCCACGCCGGACACACCATCAAGACCCTGAAGAACACCATGAAGGGTCTGAAG GACATTCTGGAGACCCAGCTACAGAAGGTAGACAGGAAGTTGAGCAAAGCAGAAAAAACTCTCCAGGAGCAGAAAGTGGAGGAACAAATTAACACG aAGTTCCTGGAGGACTCGGACCAGCGGATCATGACGGTGGGGGAGGAGTTACAGGTCCACCTGGAGGGCTTGCTCACAGCTTTAAGGGACTGTACACGCTCCCAAGAGAGTGAGTGTAGCCCCAACATCCAGCGGAACATAGCCAAGGTGACCCAGGATCACGCTCGTCTGCAGGATGTCCACAGCAGAATCCAGAACCTCGCCCAGGAGAACGACCCCTTCCGCTTCCTAGAG GCATACAAATCATCAAGCAAAAA TTTCTGCAGGCAGTTGAAGAAGCCCCTCTTCTACCCAGAGTATGTTGGTGTGGATACTGAAGGCCTGGCTGAGGCCCTGGAGGTTAAGCAGGATGACTTCCTCACTAATGTACGCTCCTGCATCTCTCAATTCATCGACGATATCT gtccttcagtcagggAAGAGCCGGACaccggaggagaggaggatgaagatgacgACGAGGAGGATGGCAGTGATGGAGATgaacaagaggaggagatgagcgAGGAAGAGGAGGGTATACACGACCACGAGTCAGCAGACGAACTCTACG ACCACCAATGgtga
- the LOC118392168 gene encoding E3 ubiquitin/ISG15 ligase TRIM25-like isoform X1 produces the protein MATSMDQSTVLEDELTCPVCLDLFRDPHLLPCGHNFCLLCVRRLKRQAERGRFRCPECRESHRCSAGSQKNFKLANIADDYRLRGQAALSRLQQPDGGRPATAKIPVSVPCDYCRPGDISEAGKGEPGAPGAGGEVVFAVKTCLKCEVSMCQEHVKPHLELPAFREHPLTEPLGDLRKRKCPEHDEMYRYYCMDDSMCVCNACTIEGGHAGHTIKTLKNTMKGLKDILETQLQKVDRKLSKAEKTLQEQKVEEQINTKFLEDSDQRIMTVGEELQVHLEGLLTALRDCTRSQESECSPNIQRNIAKVTQDHARLQDVHSRIQNLAQENDPFRFLEAYKSSSKNFCRQLKKPLFYPEYVGVDTEGLAEALEVKQDDFLTNVRSCISQFIDDICPSVREEPDTGGEEDEDDDEEDGSDGDEQEEEMSEEEEGIHDHESADELYGEEDEEEIYSN, from the exons ATGGCTACCTCCATGGATCAGTCCACTGTTCTTGAAGATGAGCTCACCTGTCCCGTGTGCTTGGACCTGTTCCGTGACCCCCACCTGCTGCCTTGCGGCCACAACTTCTGCCTCCTCTGCGTCCGCCGCCTCAAACGCCAGGCAGAGCGAGGTCGCTTCCGTTGCCCAGAGTGTCGCGAGAGCCACCGCTGCTCCGCAGGCTCGCAGAAGAACTTCAAGCTGGCCAACATCGCCGACGACTACCGCCTCCGGGGACAG GCAGCGTTGTCAAGACTACAACAACCAGATGGTGGCCGCCCGGCAACAGCCAAGATCCCTGTGTCCGTGCCCTGTGACTACTGCCGCCCAGGGGACATTAGCGAGGCGGGGAAAGGGGAACCTGGAGCTCCCGGGGCTGGAGGAGAGGTGGTGTTTGCCGTGAAGACGTGTCTGAAATGCGAGGTGTCCATGTGTCAG GAGCATGTGAAGCCCCACCTGGAGCTTCCTGCATTTAGGGAGCACCCCCTGACCGAGCCCCTGGGAGACCTTAGGAAGAGGAAGTGTCCCGAACATGATGAGATGTACCGCTACTACTGCATGGACGACAGCATGTGTGTCTGTAATGCCTGTACCATAGAGGGGGGCCACGCCGGACACACCATCAAGACCCTGAAGAACACCATGAAGGGTCTGAAG GACATTCTGGAGACCCAGCTACAGAAGGTAGACAGGAAGTTGAGCAAAGCAGAAAAAACTCTCCAGGAGCAGAAAGTGGAGGAACAAATTAACACG aAGTTCCTGGAGGACTCGGACCAGCGGATCATGACGGTGGGGGAGGAGTTACAGGTCCACCTGGAGGGCTTGCTCACAGCTTTAAGGGACTGTACACGCTCCCAAGAGAGTGAGTGTAGCCCCAACATCCAGCGGAACATAGCCAAGGTGACCCAGGATCACGCTCGTCTGCAGGATGTCCACAGCAGAATCCAGAACCTCGCCCAGGAGAACGACCCCTTCCGCTTCCTAGAG GCATACAAATCATCAAGCAAAAA TTTCTGCAGGCAGTTGAAGAAGCCCCTCTTCTACCCAGAGTATGTTGGTGTGGATACTGAAGGCCTGGCTGAGGCCCTGGAGGTTAAGCAGGATGACTTCCTCACTAATGTACGCTCCTGCATCTCTCAATTCATCGACGATATCT gtccttcagtcagggAAGAGCCGGACaccggaggagaggaggatgaagatgacgACGAGGAGGATGGCAGTGATGGAGATgaacaagaggaggagatgagcgAGGAAGAGGAGGGTATACACGACCACGAGTCAGCAGACGAACTCTACGgtgaggaagatgaagaggagattTATTCGAACTGA